The genomic interval CCGCGGCGAGCAGCGTCTGCTCGACCGGGCCGTCGAGACCGGACGGCTGACCCTGCGCGGACACGACCGTGTGCTCCGGGTGGCCTGGACGCTCGCGGACCTCGAGGGCTGCGAGCGTCCCGGCGCCGAGCACATCGGGCACGCCCTGGCCCTGCGCGGAGGCGAGGCCCGATGAGCGGGCCGGCGCAGCCGCCCGCCGTCGGACCGTCACGTGCCGCCGAGGGAGCCGAGGCACGGCGCGCCCGTGCGGCATGGTCCCACCTCGCCGAGCCGACCGATGCGGCGGCCCATCTGCTGTGCCGCACCGTCGGGCATGTCGCCGCGCTCGAGCTGGTCCGCGACGGGAGACCCCGGGGCCTGCTCGCGGCCCTCGCCGGCGTCGAGCTGCCCACCGAGGTGGCAGACGCCGCGTCCGGCGGCGGCCACGTGCCGTCGGCGGGAGCCCGACGGGTCGAGACGGCGCTCGCCCGGTGGCGGGCCCGCCTGGCCGCCCTCGATCTCGATGCCGAGCTCGACCGGACCGCCCGGCGCGGCATCCGGCTGCTGATCCCGGGCGATCCCGAGTGGCCGGACGCGCTGGACGACCTCGGCGACACGATCCCGCACGGGCTGTGGGCCGCCGGCCCCCGCAGCCTCGCCGCTCTCGTCGCGCCCGGCCGGGCCGTCGCCCTCGTCGGCTCGCGCGCCTGCACCCCCTACGGCGAGGACATGGCGTGCTCGCTCGGCGGCGCCCTGGCCGACCGCGGGGTCTGCGTCGTCTCGGGCGGCGCCTACGGGATCGACGCGGCCGCTCACCGCGGGGCCCTCTCGGCCCCGGACGGCGGCGGCACCCTCGCGGTCCTCGCGGGCGGGCTCGACGCCCTCTATCCGCGCGGCAACACGCGGCTGCTCGAGGCCGTCCGGGAACGTCACCTGCTCGTCTCCGAGGCGCCGTGCGGGACGACCCCCACGCGCTGGCGCTTCCTGGCCCGCAATCGCCTGATCGCGGCCCTGACCGGGGCGACCGTGGTCGTCGAGGCCTCGTGGCGCTCGGGCGCCCTCTCGACGGCCCGTCACGCCGACGACCTCTCGCGCCCCGTGGGCGCCGTGCCCGGACCGGTGACCTCGGCCGCCTCGGCCGGCTGCCACCGGTTGATCCGCGACCGCGGCGCCGTGCTCGTCACGGAGGCGGCCGACGTGCTCGAGCTCGTGCACGGAGGACCTCCCGCGGCGGATCCCGGCGCCGCCCGGCAGGACGAGCTGGATCTGCTCACCCCGCTCGACCGGCGCGTGCTCGACGGGATCCCGCCGCGCTCCTGGGCGAGCCTCGCCTCCCTCGCCCTCGAGTGCGCGCTCGCGCCCGAGGCGGTCGCGGCCGCCGTCGCCCGGCTCGAGCTGCTCGGTCTCGCCCGCACGAGCGGCGAGCGCGTGCAGCGGGCGCGGCGTCCCTGAGACACCGCAGCGCGGTTCGCTGCGCCGTGACGTCTGGGAGACTGGAGCGCATGGCGGAGCACGAGGCCTCGCAGGCGCACGCGGTGACGGAGGCGGAGTCCGACCTGCTCGAGCAGTACCGGCGCCATCTCGCCCTCGAGCGCGGACGCTCCCCCCACACCGTGCGCGGCTACCTGCGCGAGGCCACGACGCTGCTCGTCCACCTGCGGGAGGTCGAGCGCATCGACGTCGAGGAGCTCGACATCGCCGCCCTGCGCTCCTGGCTCGGCGCGCGCGCCGCCGGGGGCGCCGCGACCTCGACCCTCGCGCGCTCCGCCGCGGCCGCCCGCACCTTCACCGCGTTCCTCACGGCGACCGGCCGCCTGGACCACGACCCGGGCGTGCGCCTGCACCCGCCCCGCCGCGGCCGCCACCTGCCCGCCGTGCTCACGACCGAGCAGGCCGGCCGCCTCATGCACGCCCCCGCGGACGCCGCGGCGCACGACGACGCGCCCGACCCCCGTCACGCCGCGATCGTGCTGCGCGATGTGGCCGTGCTCGAGCTGCTGTACTCGAGCGGGTTGCGCGTCTCCGAGCTGGTCGCCCTCGACCTCGACAGCATCGACCACGAGCAGCGCACCGTGCGGGTGCTCGGCAAGGGTTCGAAGGAGCGGATCGTGCCCGTCGGCATCCCCGCGCTGCGCGCCGTCGAGACGTGGGTGGGGACCGGACGCCCCGTGCTCGCACCGGCGCCCGCGCCCGCGCCCCGAGGCCCGCAGCAGGGCGCCGGCACCGGCCGGCTCCCGGGCCCCGCCCCGCGCCCGGGCGGTCATGCCCTGTTCCTCGGCGTGCGCGGGGCACGGCTCGGGGACCGCGCGGTGCGCGACCTCGTGCGCGAGGCGACCGCCGAGGCGGGCATCTCGCGGCACGTCACCCCGCACACCCTGCGACACAGCGCCGCCACCCACCTGGTCGAGGGCGGGGCGGATCTGCGCAGCGTCCAGGACTATCTCGGCCACTCCTCGCTCGCGACCACGCAGATCTACACCCACGTCTCGGCCGCCCGCCTGCGCGAGACGATCGAGCAGGCCCACCCCCGCGCCTGAGAGGACGGAGGCACTCCGAGAGGAGGCGGGGGAGGGTGCCTTCGCTCGTGGCGCTGCCCGACACCGAGCCCCTCGCGCGGATCGGCGAGGTCGCCGACGCGGTGTCCTGGTGAGAGTGGACGATCCTCGACGACCGGCGCCGACGAGCGGCCCTGGGCGTCACTCCGCGTCGTCCTCGACGCCCTCCGCCGTGATGATCGTGACGCCCAGGGCGCTCGCCTCGGCGACCGTGTCCTGAGGGGCATCGCTCGTGGTGACGATCGCGTCGAGATCCACGAGGTCGCCGAAGCGATGGGCCGCGGTGCGGGCGAACTTGTCCCCGGCGGCCACCAGGACCGTCCGGTGCGCGGAGGCGAGAACAGCCCGCTTGACCTGAGCCTCGCCCCAGTCCGCCACCGTCAGGCCGGTGTCGAACCGGGCGGCGCACGAGCCGACGAAGGCCCAGTCGAAGCGCATGTCGCGGATGGCCCGCTCGGCGTCGGCCGGAGCGAACGACAGGTCGTCGTGACCGACGGGCCCGCCGGGGACGATCACCTGATCGCCCGGCCTGGACGCCAGAGCGGCCGCGGCGTGGAGGGACAGGGCGAGCGCCGTCACACCCCGGCCCGACAGCTCGCGGGCGACGGCGAGAGCGGTGGTGCCGTTGTCGATCAGCACGCAGTCCCCGGGCTCCACGAGGCCCGCAGCAGCGCCCGCGAGCGCTCGTTTCGTGGGAGCGTGCTCGGCCTGCCGCAGTTCGAAGGGATACCTCGCACCGCGCGACGGGACGGGGGCAGCGCCTCCTCGCACGCGCTGCACGGCACCACGCTCGGACAGCTCCGCGAGGTCACGGCGCACGGTGATCGCCGACGCTCCCGTCAGGGTCACGAGGTCGTCGACGCTGCGGAGCCCCGACTCCACCGATCTGATGATCAGTTTCTGC from Brachybacterium huguangmaarense carries:
- a CDS encoding tyrosine recombinase XerC; the encoded protein is MAEHEASQAHAVTEAESDLLEQYRRHLALERGRSPHTVRGYLREATTLLVHLREVERIDVEELDIAALRSWLGARAAGGAATSTLARSAAAARTFTAFLTATGRLDHDPGVRLHPPRRGRHLPAVLTTEQAGRLMHAPADAAAHDDAPDPRHAAIVLRDVAVLELLYSSGLRVSELVALDLDSIDHEQRTVRVLGKGSKERIVPVGIPALRAVETWVGTGRPVLAPAPAPAPRGPQQGAGTGRLPGPAPRPGGHALFLGVRGARLGDRAVRDLVREATAEAGISRHVTPHTLRHSAATHLVEGGADLRSVQDYLGHSSLATTQIYTHVSAARLRETIEQAHPRA
- a CDS encoding DeoR/GlpR family DNA-binding transcription regulator, giving the protein MESGLRSVDDLVTLTGASAITVRRDLAELSERGAVQRVRGGAAPVPSRGARYPFELRQAEHAPTKRALAGAAAGLVEPGDCVLIDNGTTALAVARELSGRGVTALALSLHAAAALASRPGDQVIVPGGPVGHDDLSFAPADAERAIRDMRFDWAFVGSCAARFDTGLTVADWGEAQVKRAVLASAHRTVLVAAGDKFARTAAHRFGDLVDLDAIVTTSDAPQDTVAEASALGVTIITAEGVEDDAE
- the dprA gene encoding DNA-processing protein DprA translates to MSGPAQPPAVGPSRAAEGAEARRARAAWSHLAEPTDAAAHLLCRTVGHVAALELVRDGRPRGLLAALAGVELPTEVADAASGGGHVPSAGARRVETALARWRARLAALDLDAELDRTARRGIRLLIPGDPEWPDALDDLGDTIPHGLWAAGPRSLAALVAPGRAVALVGSRACTPYGEDMACSLGGALADRGVCVVSGGAYGIDAAAHRGALSAPDGGGTLAVLAGGLDALYPRGNTRLLEAVRERHLLVSEAPCGTTPTRWRFLARNRLIAALTGATVVVEASWRSGALSTARHADDLSRPVGAVPGPVTSAASAGCHRLIRDRGAVLVTEAADVLELVHGGPPAADPGAARQDELDLLTPLDRRVLDGIPPRSWASLASLALECALAPEAVAAAVARLELLGLARTSGERVQRARRP